The Neisseria subflava genomic interval CCACACCCTGCAACTGGACGGTACGGAAACCTACGATGTTGTCGGCGAACGCACACCGCGCTGCGACCTGACCCTCGTGATTCACCGTAAAAACGGCGAAACCGTCGAAGTTCCGGTGACCTGCCGCCTCGATACCGCAGAAGAAGTGTTGGTATATGAAGCCGGTGGCGTGTTGCAACGTTTCGCACAAGACTTTTTAGAAGGAAATGCAGCGTAAGGTAAATCGGGTATCGTCAAAATGCCCGGACTACGCTCAAAAAGGTTTTCAGACGGCCTTGAATATTTGAGAGGCCGTCTGAAAAAACCATACTAGAAATACAAAGGAGAACTCGAAATGCCGCAAATTAAAATTCCAGCCGTTTACTACCGCGGTGGTACATCTAAAGGCATTTTCTTCAAACGCACCGATCTGCCGGCCGCTGCGCAGGAAGCAGGCGAGGCACGCGACAAAATCCTCTTACGCGTACTCGGCAGCCCCGACCCTTACGGCAAACAGATTGACGGTTTGGGCAACGCCAGTTCGTCCACCAGCAAAGCTGTGATTTTGGATAAATCCGAACGCGCCGATCACGATGTCGATTATTTGTTCGGACAAGTTTCCATCGACAAACCTTTTGTCGATTGGAGCGGTAACTGCGGCAATCTGACCGCCGCCGTGGGCGCATTTGCCATCGAACAAGGCTTGGTCGATAAATCCAAAATCCCTTCAGACGGCCTGTGTACCGTCAAAATCTGGCAGAAAAACATCGGCAAAACCATTATTGCCCATGTACCGATGCAAAACGGCGCAGTTTTGGAAACAGGCGATTTTGAGCTTGACGGCGTAACGTTTCCGGCAGCCGAAGTGCAAATCGAATTTTTAGATCCGGCCGACGGCGAAGGCAGTATGTTCCCAACCGGCAATTTGGTCGATGAAATTGATGTGCCGAATATAGGCCGTCTGAAAGCCACGCTTATCAATGCCGGGATTCCAACCATTTTCCTGAATGCCGCAGATTTGGGCTACACAGGCAAAGAGTTGCAAGACGACA includes:
- the prpF gene encoding 2-methylaconitate cis-trans isomerase PrpF; the protein is MPQIKIPAVYYRGGTSKGIFFKRTDLPAAAQEAGEARDKILLRVLGSPDPYGKQIDGLGNASSSTSKAVILDKSERADHDVDYLFGQVSIDKPFVDWSGNCGNLTAAVGAFAIEQGLVDKSKIPSDGLCTVKIWQKNIGKTIIAHVPMQNGAVLETGDFELDGVTFPAAEVQIEFLDPADGEGSMFPTGNLVDEIDVPNIGRLKATLINAGIPTIFLNAADLGYTGKELQDDINNDAAALEKFETIRAYGALKMGLISDVSEAATRAHTPKVAFVAPAADYTASSGKTVKAADIDLLVRALSMGKLHHAMMGTASVAIATAAAVPGTLVNLAAGGGARKEVRFGHPSGTLRVGAAAECQDGQWTATKAVMSRSARVIMEGQVRVPEDCF